Genomic segment of Scomber scombrus chromosome 18, fScoSco1.1, whole genome shotgun sequence:
GTAACAGACAGTTAGTAAATTGACCTCAGTctctccagtctacagtctggGCTCTTCAGaagatcagacagcagctgcacgtctgaatcctgcagcttgttgtgacccagatccagctctctcagatgggaggagttggacttcagagctgagaccagagaagcacagctggtctctgacaaACCGCACCGATACAATCTGAATAAAGgataaatgatgtagattaaaatccatttataattcaatcagatgtgttcaggttttaaatgtgtagttcaacattactatgtcctcatcaatgagcttttctctaaaatgagcagagtgactttgtcattgtgttattgttgatcatcataatgtcagcTTTCAACTGACATCATCCACATGTCACCACAATGTCCAGACACATATTCATGTCAACACTGAgtcataaaaatattttaaatacctGTAttgatctctgtgtgtgtgtatgtgtgtgtgtgtgtgtgtgtgtgtgtgtgtgtgtgtgttgaaagaGTAGAGAAGGTTTAtaattttgtatgtttgtgttctgaaggatcaatatcaatgatcagacattattcattaaaacacaataaagaatataataaagaaatatttctctttcaagtaaagtttcaaacagatattagttgagaggatcttctgtatacagatgtgactctttaccaaATTTATAAACATGAATTTTCTTTAACAACTAAGAGTGAAAATGTTAtagtttctttaaaaatcagtaatcttttataactacacactaaactgtaaaaactgaaaatatagaaaagatTCATTACATGGATGTAcgttatgtatgtatataaattatgttcagttgttaaacattaagatcaacaatagtaacagacagtcagtgaactgacctcagactCTCCAGTatacagtctggactcttcagaaAATGACACAGTAGCTCcacgtctgaatcctgcagcgTGTTGTATCTCAGATCCAGATCTCttagatgggaggggttggacttcagagctgagaccagaggagcacagctggtctctgatGAACTGCAGTCCTCCAATCtaaataaagaatgaatgatgtagattaaaatccattcatagtccaatcagatgtgttcaggttttaaatgtgtagttcaacattaTTATCCCCTCATGAATGagcttttctctaaaatgagcagagtgactttttcattgtgttattgtcgatcatcataatgtcagccttctacagacatcatccaaatgtcaccacaacgttcagacacatattcatgtCAACAATGAGtcaatctgtgtatgtgtgtgtgtgtgtgtgtgtgtgtgttctgtcctTCTGAAAGACATTATATAGTTTACACACTGTTTATAACTATGGAATAATctgtacagtaaaaaaatacataaatattgaCAAAAGAAAACTAACTTAATGGATACgttatgtatgtacataaattaggttcagttgttaaacattaagatcaacaatagtaacagacagtcagtgaacttacATCAGAGTCTCCAGTATGCAGTCTGGATTCTCCTTaagatcagacagcagcttcacgtctgaatctttcaggttgttgttactcagatccagctctctcagatgggaggggttggacttcagagctgaggccagaggaGCACAGCTGATCTTTTTCAAACTGCAGCCacacaatctgaataaagaataaatgatgtagattaaaatctatttataatccaatcagatgtgttcaggttttaaatgtgtagatCAACATCACTATGTCTGAATCTATTATATCAGCTCTTCTTCCTGTATTTGGTAGTTTAGTAGGTGTgtgtaattaaaacatgttattgttggcagtaatcattcctcctgtccatactgactATGAATTGGTCTCTTCCTAACACAGCTACACTGTAGGAAATGACTTCATTCAGCttaagctaatatgaggctttgacagtctggtagactcacacttgatttatctgactcaaagtttcaaaatatttagtaaaaaattccctctttgagtttggatccctccactgcagctcagcaaggaaacaatgaagaaatacaaacatacttgataactcagactgctgaagcctcatattagtttaaactctagaagtcatttttacacagaacaagactatgtattttacatttctgaaaaatgtaattctacAGATTTGAACTAAAAGCAAATCCTGTAAATCGATTAACCAAACATCTGAAACTTCagtgaaggattttaaattgaatatatagAAACAAATCTagcaaagctacagtcagtaaactgacctcagagtctccagtttacagtttggactctccagtccagcacaCAGAAGCTTCACTGCGGAATCATTCAGGAtgttgtagctcaggtccagatctgtcagatgggaggggttggccttcagagctgaggccacaaCTTCATAGTGAGTCTTTGAGAGATAACAGCgagaaagtctgtaatgacacatatattacaacatatgttatcatgaaagaggacactttatatttacttcatgcatttgattaAAATCCTTTAATGAATAGCAACAGctgagagataaacaggaaacaataagagaaagacagagaataACATGCAGCCAAGCTCCACTGCTGGAACTGAACCACTGACATTGTAGTTATAAGATATGTTTCTTaaccagtaagctaccagaacactcccagttcagctaATTGTATCTCAgtgtgtttaaatgaaataataattatcatcaCTCTTTTTCAGACCTGCAgacttttaatctttgttttgctttaatcttgcagatgaaggagagaaaatggagttacattgaggcttccataatgtgcacagtgtgtctgtgtgatctgatcccatgtctgtctccacaaagttaacatgaggacatCTTGATTAGAAAACCAGTTTTACGGtccactatttttaatgtgactggAGGATATTTTTACTCAGTTCAGCTCAGTGAACAGTTCCAGTTGATaaagatcatctctctttgctacctgctgctgtcaggttcacatccataagcagctacatttactgactgaTGAAAAACACACCAGAAATGGTTTGACAAGATTAGACCCGTATATTTAGATGTGCATGACAGTTGACTGCATGACGTTTAGTTTTCAACTTTCTTTTCTGAGATTCTGAAAAAACAGATTCAAGACACAAACATCATCTACAAATAAATAGAAGAACTATAGCTATACACACAACCAACTGAAAACTCAACATTATTTACACTAAACATTTGAAACAGTTTAAGAAGATCTGTAACTTTAAACAAGAAGAATActatattaacaataataaaaatgttataaatcagttttatttattcagcaccaaatcataacaaaagttACCTCGATgtacttttcacatagagcaggccTAGACCATACtgtttaatctaatttaaagaAATTCGACATTCTCAATATATGAcccaatatattatttatatttaaagaattaaactactaatctacactgatttataatgttaatcacatctggacttaccgagcctttctgcagttcctcacagctgggatcagtctccgtCGTCCCTCCCGCGATGTGTTGTACTTCTccaggtccaactcatccagaacctcctctgacatctgcagcatgtaggccagagctgagcagtggatcACAGAGAGTTccttctctgatctgttctctgacttcaggaactcttggatctcctgattTACTGAGAggtcgttcatctccatcagacagtggaagatgttgatgcttctgtcaggagagataaactcactgttcatctccttcaggttgttggtgactctctggatggtttctggactgttcTCTGTCTGATCCAGCAGGTCTTCTAAGAcactctggttggactccagagagaggccatgaaggaagcggacaaacaggtccaggtggccatttttacttTGGAGAGATTTCTCCATGGCTCCCTTCAGGAAGTCATCCAGAGAGGAGTACCTGTAGTCTTCTCCCAGGAAGTCCTTCAGTACCTCTGTGTtcctgctggtgtaacagtggtacatgtagactgcagccagaaattCCTGAATGCTCAGATGAAGAAAGCAGTAGACTGTTTTCTTCTTGAGTTtctctcttttgaagatctctgtgcaaactcctgataacactgcagcctctgtgacatcaagaccacactgcttcaggtcttcttggtagaacatgatgtttcctttctccagttgttcaaacgccagcctccccagcttcagaagaagtttcttgtcagcctccgtcagctcctCTGGACTCGTCTCATGTCCCCCATCAtgcttgttcttcttcctcattgTCTGAATCAGCAGGAAGAgtgagtacatgtcagtcagggacttgggcagctctcctctctggtctgtagTCAATACTTCCTCcagacctgtagcagtgatccagcagaagactgggatgtgacacatgatgtggagactcctggatgtcttgatgtgtgagatgattctgctcgactgctcttcatcactgaatctcctcctgaagtatTCCTCCTTCTGGGagtcagtgaagcctcgtacttctgttaccctgtccacacatgaaggagggatctgattggctgctgcaggtcgggaagtTATCCAGATGAGAGCCAAGGGAAGCAGAttccccttgatgaggtttgtcaacaACACGCTGACTGATgtcttctgtgtgacatcagtcaCGACTTCCCTGgtgttgaaatccagtgaaagtctgctttcatccaggccgtcaaagatgaacagaactttacagacagcgagcttctTTGCTGTGAGCTGTAATGTTGGATGGCATTCCTGGATCAGCATGATCAGATtgtactgctcatctttgatcGAGTTCAGCTCTCTGAACGGAAGCAGAACCACCAGACTGATATGTTGGTTTTCGGAGCCCactgcccagtccagagtgaacttctgcactgagaaggtttttccaacgccaGCGACGCCGTTAGTCAGAACGACTCTGATGATGTATTTCTTTTGGTTGGGTAAGGCTTTAAAGATGCTGTGGCATTTGATTGGAGTGTCatggagggtcttcatcttggaagctgtCTCAAGCTGCCACACCTCATGTTGAGTATTAACCTCGTTACTctttccctctgtgatgtagacctCAGTGTAGATATCGTTAAAGTGGGTTTCACCTCCTGGTTCATCACTTGTTTCAGTCACATTTTGACACCTCCTCGTCAGATTGATCTTACAAATACCTAAACCCTCCTGCAGATCACCATCTActgaaagagataaaaaaaatatatagatctAACCAACTGTGAGTGTTTTACATGCACTTACGTAATCAGTTTACTCAGAGAAAGCAGGTTACGTGGGTAATCATGGAAcatgtcaacacacacatacaccttgTTTCTGTAAATCTGTGTGTACAAATAATAAATCAGTGATGAGATTTCTCCTCTACATTGACTTTATTCTCAAAGCATGCCTTTCTTATTTTATCAGTATTAGTGACAGAAGACGTGTGTTAGTCCTGactttttgctctgttttgctctgtgtgtctgagtcacaacatgaatgtgtctgaatttaacaaacagtaaaatgttaagTGCTGGAAACCAACTAATTTAGACTTTTAGAGGataatttgtgtttgttaaagttttaattgGCCTTTAAATACAAGAATAAATCTCTATGTAATGATCTCCCCTTTCATTCAGCTGCTCCAATTTTTACTAATCTAGTCTTTTATTATGTGTGGCAGGGAAATTGGCATTCTCCATGAGAAATCTACCtgggaaataataaaataatacatttaattttaattcaaaGTGAAAGTCAAAGTTTGTACAACCCTACAGTATCTACAACCCTGATAACAGTAATCAATAACAGTACCTCTGTCGTGACCACCCATCAGAATTATTTCACTGCTACCTGACAAGAGTTCATTCATGTTTTCAACCAGTTGCACCCACAATCTCTCAATAATGCAATGCTGGGTGCTCTGGTTTCCTCCACCATCAAAGACATGTATGTCAGGGTTAATACTACTGTCAGTGCCCCACTGGCTAAAAGAACTGGAGCTGTACCCTGAGTGCTGCTCTGCAGTGGCCCACTACTCCTAGTGTATAGGATGGGTCAAATCAGATGCAGAGGATACATTTTGTGTCAATTTATATAAGTGCTgataaatcacaataaaaaatcttaatcttaatataaaattattaaaaataaaaataataaaaaagacaggCTGTTGTGACAGAGCTGCTGTCttgatgtgatgtcatgtttgtctATTCCTGTGACTGACCTTCTGCTCCTGAGCTGATGTTTGACAACTCCTTCACCAGATCATTCCTGTTGATCTTCTTTAAAATGATCTTCATTACCTCCACAGCTCCAGAAAATTCATATTTCTGCACCATCAGATCTACAGCATCCTGCCTCTTTGCTTTCTCCAGCTTGCTCTTTTTGATAGGTGGGATGTCGTCCACCTTTTCATACTTCAGGTACCACACAAACTTCTCAAAATCTTCATCTGTTAAATCTCCCAGAAGCTTAAGGAGGTCCGCCTCAGTCATCTTGGCTCTCTGGTAAAATCAGAGAACAGATAAGAGACGAGTTGTGTTTCTACTGGATCTGACTGATTTCACAAAAAGACCAGTTTGGCTGCAGTCATTGAAGTGTTAGAGAAACTCAGGAGGATCATCAATAAAAACGTTTCACCACAAGTCTACTCATTTTTCTGCTTAAATGTTGAGAATTAAAGTTAAACCTTAAACAACAGTTAAAGTAATCTCCAGTTAGTCTTCTGCTTTCACAACTCACCTGTTTGCTGTGGTTCAGTGAAATCTGGTGTCTTCACATGTTTTGAATGGTTTGTTAACGCTGGTAAACTGATAGCACctaaaaatgtgatttcttgTTCTGTGAAAGCAAAAAGGACAAAGCACAGTGTAgaagccaataacgtaataacagccgttagtgtaataacagctgattaCGTAATAAATTTGCCCATTTTTTATGTAAtaagccaataatgtaataacttgccaataacgtaataaaagTACTGAatcaaaggatttttttttaccaggtcAATAACGTAATACATTATTacgtaaaaaaaaatcctttgcaaatgtaataactggagccaataacgtaataatatactaatatcactttatttaagtttcatttatcAGATATAACTGTGAAAATGCCTACActccctttctgtctgtctgtgtctgtctctgagaGACTGTTGTAGATTACAGCTGAATGGatcttcattatttctttccttcatatctACACTACAACCTTCATGAAAGCAtctcactgaatcatcttcaggtcagtttacagtagaaacagtctcttactttgtgtctgagggtccaggttcattactgaaggcTGGAGGATCAAttttagaccggtcactcttcatagacacacagctggatattacagactccatcctcctcttcctccactttcttcatcttctggagtctgagaggtaaaccagtgacactggagacacacacacacatacatacacagtataataaactcagtcctgcctctcaacttagtaacttcttattagtttacatgactttaactacaaccatgtgtgttttctagtcatcacaaagagaaactttgactctggtttaaatccaacaaacagacttcagataaacatgtgtgtgcttcttaactttgacttctctctatttagaggcagcagtgagtcacgttacatcactgtgaggacgcacaaaccaggaaaacaacaacaagaaactaCTTGTCTGACGTGTGCTGTGAAAACCCCAAAtggtaaataaatatttatatacagcTTAGTTATTGTTACTAAGCTGTATATGTAGTGCCTACGTCTGCATgacatgtttctttttcctccagGCTACAAACATATTTACCACTATATTACAACCCCCACAACACTGCACATTATGACAAAGAGTAACGTTTAAACAGTGACGATCTGAGTCAGACCATACTGTCAAAATACGCTTAATAATATATTAAGTCAGAcgtttgtgggggggggggggctgataaATATGTTTggataaaatgttattaaataaaatgtaacctGGATGCGAAAACATATCCATCCCGACGCGAACTGTATCTGTCTTTTCTCGAAGGTGGCTGGTATAGTGCTCACTTATAGAAGCATATTGGgtaatatgttgtgtttgtttgtgaattTATGATGAATCTGCAGCTGTTGCTCTTATTTActgaacatattttaaatgcagcCTCATTATTCATAGTAATTTCACCTGTTTTGAACACCTTCGTTTTATGGTACGGACTTTTTACATCGCTGTGAGGACgcagaaaccaggaaaagaatACAAGGAAGCTACTTTTGAAGACGTCAAACTGTGTGATTTCATATTCTTTTGAGACAGtttaatcaacaaaacaatgaaacaaaataacCAGCAGActgacagtaatcattatttgcagtcctgatattaacactcacctgtcTCAAAGTTGCCGTTTCCCTCCTTTTGCACCGCTGACTGTAAAATGACATTTGCGTCTccttctaataataataaactttttgGGCGGTTGGCAACCAGCTAGGTGCATTTACCGCCACCTACTGAACTGGAGTGTGAAACAAGTAATAGTCAGagctatatactgtatatattttttaaaaacctacaaacaaacaagcaataCCTCACCCTATATCCTATTTCCTATCATgtcctttaaatatttatttaaaacaccCAACCCTTTCTGTGATATACTCCCTAACAGATTCCCTAATGTCAAgtccagtttttctttttccagcaCTTCAACTTCTGTCGTTCCTCCCTGTACTTATTACACTCCAGCAATACATGTTGAACTGTTTCTGGTTGTGTGCATTGTGAACAAGTACAGAGGATTTTccctattttatttaatatttgagtCCTGTGTGTCCTGTCCTGAGTCGAGTTATGATAATTTCTTCACTCCGGTTCCTGCCCCCTATTTTACTATTTCTGTTTGTATATTATAAAGAAGTCTTTCTGTATCTTTACTATAATAATCCAGATAACCGGATTTGACCTAGTCCATGCTTAGCTGTATTtctctatttatttgtttgatttttttatgattgtttgGCTAATATGTCTTCTGCGTCATTTCCTTAAACTCCTATATGGGTAGAAACCAGAGGAAAGAAATACCCACACCTTTGTTAGGTAATCTATAGTTGATATGTCCAGTAAAAGATCTTTCCTGCATGAATTCCCTGATTGAatatttagggcccgagcggtgactgcaagtcgcctggcgaaagccctattgaaattgtaatgtttattattattattattattattattattattattattattattattattattccgacatttcgtgccccaatttcgcccctttcccaaatgcgaaaatgcttatacttttgcacggacgtccggcctcatccgaaattcgatatttttgggtggtcgcacatggtcgacgcagaatggcggaatagcgccccctacaaagtccaaaaatgcccatagggaattttgctaactttgtcctatgctcaaaaattcggtacacatatgtattatacccacatatgcaaaaaagcctcttgacctcatgacctcaacccaacaggaagtcggccattttggttttgatttttcccgcctaaaattaactcctaccacagcgttcgcccgatcaagttcaaattaggtacgcaacatctccagacctagctgagcttaagttgtgctctgcgcatccgtaggtcaaagggcgtgtctgccagggctcaactaactttggcgtgctcgccatgtacatacgagtggctctcacgcccacatacttcatccaatcagcttcaaacttgctggacatgatgatggctccgccctgaacgtcccgatatattaacttcccacgtaactcatagcgtcccccggtggtaacaggaagttaactaagattca
This window contains:
- the LOC133999051 gene encoding NACHT, LRR and PYD domains-containing protein 14-like, with product MTEADLLKLLGDLTDEDFEKFVWYLKYEKVDDIPPIKKSKLEKAKRQDAVDLMVQKYEFSGAVEVMKIILKKINRNDLVKELSNISSGAEVDGDLQEGLGICKINLTRRCQNVTETSDEPGGETHFNDIYTEVYITEGKSNEVNTQHEVWQLETASKMKTLHDTPIKCHSIFKALPNQKKYIIRVVLTNGVAGVGKTFSVQKFTLDWAVGSENQHISLVVLLPFRELNSIKDEQYNLIMLIQECHPTLQLTAKKLAVCKVLFIFDGLDESRLSLDFNTREVVTDVTQKTSVSVLLTNLIKGNLLPLALIWITSRPAAANQIPPSCVDRVTEVRGFTDSQKEEYFRRRFSDEEQSSRIISHIKTSRSLHIMCHIPVFCWITATGLEEVLTTDQRGELPKSLTDMYSLFLLIQTMRKKNKHDGGHETSPEELTEADKKLLLKLGRLAFEQLEKGNIMFYQEDLKQCGLDVTEAAVLSGVCTEIFKREKLKKKTVYCFLHLSIQEFLAAVYMYHCYTSRNTEVLKDFLGEDYRYSSLDDFLKGAMEKSLQSKNGHLDLFVRFLHGLSLESNQSVLEDLLDQTENSPETIQRVTNNLKEMNSEFISPDRSINIFHCLMEMNDLSVNQEIQEFLKSENRSEKELSVIHCSALAYMLQMSEEVLDELDLEKYNTSREGRRRLIPAVRNCRKARLSRCYLSKTHYEVVASALKANPSHLTDLDLSYNILNDSAVKLLCAGLESPNCKLETLRLCGCSLKKISCAPLASALKSNPSHLRELDLSNNNLKDSDVKLLSDLKENPDCILETLILEDCSSSETSCAPLVSALKSNPSHLRDLDLRYNTLQDSDVELLCHFLKSPDCILESLRLYRCGLSETSCASLVSALKSNSSHLRELDLGHNKLQDSDVQLLSDLLKSPDCRLERLRLRRCSLSETSCASLVSALKSNSSHLRELDLSYNKLQDSDLDLLSDLLKSPDCRLKTLLLYDCSLSETSFASLVSALKDNPSHLRWLTLSYNKLQDSDVELLCDFLKSLDCRLETLRLVGCSLSKTSCASLAAALKSNPSHLRELELSGNNLKDSDVKLLSDLKKSPRFRLEFLSW